The nucleotide window CCGCGGCGGCCGATCCGCTCGAACTGCCGCCCGGAGTGCGGTCGAGGTTCCAGGGGTTGCGCGTGACCGGCGGGTCGAAGCTGGCATAGGCGGTTGTGACCGTTTTGCCGAGGATGACGGCGCCCGCCTGACGCAGTCGTTCGACGCAGGTGGCGTCGCGACGGGCGTAGCTCTGCGCCCAGCGCTTCGAGCCGCACCCGGTGGGCATGTCGAACACGTCGATGATGTCTTTGATGCCGACGGGGATGCCGTGCAGCGGCCCGCGGTAGTTGTTCTGTTTCAGTTCCGCGGTGAGACGGGCGGCTTGCTCGCGCGCCCCGTCGCGGTCGATGTGAACCCAGGCGCGGACGCGGTCCTCGTACCGGTCGATGCGGGCGAGGCACTGCTCGAGGAGGTCCGCGGGCGTGAGTTCCCCGGTGCGGATGAACCCGGCGGCGTCTGTGATCGTCAGTGGTTCGGGCATTGAATGGGTTCTCGTTGGCATGACGCACAGGGCTCCCGCCCTGTGCTACGTCCGCCGGCCCCTCCGGGGCGGAAAGACAACCGTACGCGGCGCACATTTATGCGCCTTTAGCACTCGGAGGGGCGCTGGGCGAAGTGGGAGCCCTGTGCGCCAACTGCGTGTACAATGGGGCGGTCGTTCGTCCCTCCGGGGGCTCGTCCGTGCCGCAAACTTACACGCGGTTGCTGTACCATGTTGTATTCAGCACCAAGAGCCGCGAATCATGGCTCGAACCCGCGTGGCGTCCCGAACTGTACGAGCTTATCGGTGGGGGAGTGCGGAACCGAAAGGGCGAAATGCTCGCCATCGGCGGTGTGTCGGATCACGTTCACCTACTGCTTCGGTCGCCCGCGACACGATCGCTGTCCGACGTGGTACGCGATGTGAAAGCGAACTCGTCCGGGTGGTTACACGACCGCGGGGTTTTTCCGTTCGACTGGCAGGACGGGTACGGCGCGTTCACGCTGGGACCGTCCGCGATTCGCGGCGTAAGCACATACATTGAGAACCAGGAGGCGCACCACGCCCGGGCCTCGTTCGCCGACGAGATGCGGGCGATGCTGCTTGCCAGTGACGCTACGGAAGACGAGTTGCGCGATTGGGGCTAACGTCTTCCGCTGCCGCGTTTCTGGCGCCCTGTGCTACGCCCGGCGACTCCTCCGGGGTGTTAAAGGCACGCAAGCGGCGCCGCGTACGGTTGTTTTTCCGCCCCGGAGGGGCCGGCGGATGTAGCACAGGGCGGGAGCCCTGTGCGTCATGAGGTGTGAGTCGATGCAGAAGGTGAAGGTCGCGGTTCTGGGCGGGTCCGGGTACACCGCGGTGGAACTCATCAAGTTGCTGCTGCGGCACCCGGGCGCGGAGATCGCCGCGGTCACCTCGCGACAGGCCGAACACGTTGCGGACCTGCACCCGTCCCTGCTCGGCCGTCTCGACCTCCAGTGCGAGCCGTTCGATCCCGACGCGCTGAAGGCGAAGGGCGTGCAGGTGGCGTTCGGGTGCCTGCCGCACGGCACCAGCATGGAGAGCATCCCGCCGCTGCTGGACCGTGGCATCCGGGTGATCGACCTGAGCGCCGACTACCGCCTGCGTGACGCGACCGTTTACCAGGAGTGGTACAAGGAGACTCACCACGACGCCGAGAACCTCGCGCACGCCGTCTACGGTCTGCCGGAGGTGTACGGCGACACACTCGCGGGCGCGCGGCTCATTGCCAACCCCGGCTGCTACCCCCAGACCGCGATCCTGGGGCTCGCGCCTCTCGTGGCGAACAAGCTGATCGAGCTGTCCGGGATCGTGATCGACAGCAAGAGCGGCGTCAGCGGCGCCGGGCGCACGCCGAAGCTCACCACACACTTCCCGGAGTGTAACGAGAGCGTCTCGGCGTACTCGGTCGGCACCCACCGGCACACGCCGGAGATCGAGCAGGCCCTTGGCGACATCGCGGGTGCCGCGGTGTCGGTGATCTTCACCCCACACCTGATGCCGATGGACCGCGGCATCTTCAGCACCATTTACGCAACCCCCACGAAGCCGGTGAGCGAGGCCGAGCTAACGGCACTGTACCGCGGCTACTTCGCGGGCAAGCCGTTCGTGCGGGTGCGCACCGCGCCGCCCGCGACGAAGGACACGACCGGTACGAACTTCCTCGACGTGTGCGTGAAGGTGGTGCGGGGTAAAGTGCTGGTGCTCGCGGCCGAGGACAACCTGATCCGCGGCGCGAGCGGGGTGGCGGTCCAGAACTTCAACCGCGTGTTCGGGTTCCCGGAGACGACAGGGCTTCTGTAATGGACCTGCTGGCGCAACACGAGGCGTTCCTGCGGGCGATCTACGATACGCCCGACGATGACACCCCGCGCCTCGTGTACGCGGATTTCCTCCAAGAGAACGGCGAAGAGGAGCGGGCGCAGTTCGTTCGCGTGCAGTGCGAACTGGCGGCCAAGAAGGGACAGCCCGAACACTTCGATCGGTTGTGGGAACTGGTCGAACAAGAGCGAACCTTGGCCGGTCGCTTACACCCCGAGCTACGGTATCTGGAGTCTCACGAACGGGAGCAATTTTGTCTCCAATTCGTTAGGGGGTTCCGGCCGGCGGGTGGCACCATTGTCGTCTCGGCGCCGCTCCTCGCGCACGCGACCGAGGAGCGGTGGCGGATCGTGCGGAGCGAGCCGGAGGCGTTCGGCGCGCGGACCCTGGCCGTCGGGGGCGGGCTCGTGCGCCCGGAGCACATCGACACGCTGTTCGCTCTGCCCGCGGCCCAGCGCATCACCGAATGGGGGCTCGGCGGGCACGTGCGCGAGGAGCGGTCGCACAGCGGCGCCGGCGCGTTCGACCTGATCGACATGGTTCAGCAGCCGGTCATCACGACCGCCGGCGTCGAGGCGCTGGCGCGGCACAAGGGCGCGCGGCGCATAACCGAACTCGACCTCCGCAACAACAACCTCGACAACGACGCGGCGCGGGCGCTCGTCCGGGCGCCGTACCTCGACAACCTGAAGCGCCTTCAGTTGCTCGAAGGGAACCGGTTCCGGGGGGCGGTGTGGCAGCAGGTGATCGCGCGGTTCGGCGAGGACGCGGTGGGGTAGCGCCGCCGGTACGAAAGGGGTTCCGATGAAGTGGCTCGTACTCGCGCTTTCGGTCGCGGTCGCTCCGCTCGCGGTGTCGGCCGCCGAGCCGAAACTGTCCGCGAAGGTGGAGAAGGTGGCGCCGCCGGACGCACTTGCGGAACCGGTCCGCAAGCTCCTCGACGAGCAGGCGCTGGTCGTCCGGGACGGCGACACCGAACTCATGACCGTGTGGTTCCGCACCGAGATCCCGGCGAAGGCTACCGAGGAGCAGATCAAGAACGGACTCACCTACCGAGAGATTTCCGAGGGGACGCTCGTCGGAGCGGTCCGGTTCCCGGAGAAGTTCACCGACTTCCGCAAGCAGGAGATCGCGGCCGGCGTGTACACGCTGCGGTTCGCCGTGCAACCCGACATCGGCGACCACACGGGCACCAGCCCGCACCCCGAATTCTGCCTCATGAGTCAGGCGAAGGAGGACGGGCGTGCGGACGCGGTCGAGCCGAAAAAGCTGATCGAGATGAGCAGCCTGGTGAACGAGGGGAAGCACCCCGCGGTGCTGCTGATGTGGCCGAACAACGGGAAGGACGCCGCCCGCGTGCAGGTGGTCAGCAAGGGGAACGGCGTGTACGCCGCGACCGTCCAGCGGGCACTGGTTGCGGACGGGAAGAAGGCACAGCTCGGGTTCGCCGTGACTGTTGCCGGTGTGCGGAACGAGTAAAGTCAGGTTGGCCACAAAAACGCACAACCGAAGACAGAAGAGAGATTGGCCACAAAAAAGCACAAAGGGCACAAAAAAAGACAGAAGAGAGATTGGCCGCAAAAGCACAAAAAGAACAAAATAAGACAGAAGATAAAAGCAACGTGGCGCGTTTGAACACTTCTCTTCTGTCTTGGTATTCCGTCTTCTTTTGTGCCCTTTGTGCTTTTTTGTGGCCAACCTGCCTCTATAACTAATTGTCTCACTCTTTCTTGAGTGAGGCGGGCTTCCAGTTCAGCCCGATGG belongs to Gemmata obscuriglobus and includes:
- the argC gene encoding N-acetyl-gamma-glutamyl-phosphate reductase; this translates as MQKVKVAVLGGSGYTAVELIKLLLRHPGAEIAAVTSRQAEHVADLHPSLLGRLDLQCEPFDPDALKAKGVQVAFGCLPHGTSMESIPPLLDRGIRVIDLSADYRLRDATVYQEWYKETHHDAENLAHAVYGLPEVYGDTLAGARLIANPGCYPQTAILGLAPLVANKLIELSGIVIDSKSGVSGAGRTPKLTTHFPECNESVSAYSVGTHRHTPEIEQALGDIAGAAVSVIFTPHLMPMDRGIFSTIYATPTKPVSEAELTALYRGYFAGKPFVRVRTAPPATKDTTGTNFLDVCVKVVRGKVLVLAAEDNLIRGASGVAVQNFNRVFGFPETTGLL
- a CDS encoding TIGR02996 domain-containing protein encodes the protein MDLLAQHEAFLRAIYDTPDDDTPRLVYADFLQENGEEERAQFVRVQCELAAKKGQPEHFDRLWELVEQERTLAGRLHPELRYLESHEREQFCLQFVRGFRPAGGTIVVSAPLLAHATEERWRIVRSEPEAFGARTLAVGGGLVRPEHIDTLFALPAAQRITEWGLGGHVREERSHSGAGAFDLIDMVQQPVITTAGVEALARHKGARRITELDLRNNNLDNDAARALVRAPYLDNLKRLQLLEGNRFRGAVWQQVIARFGEDAVG
- the tnpA gene encoding IS200/IS605 family transposase, which encodes MPQTYTRLLYHVVFSTKSRESWLEPAWRPELYELIGGGVRNRKGEMLAIGGVSDHVHLLLRSPATRSLSDVVRDVKANSSGWLHDRGVFPFDWQDGYGAFTLGPSAIRGVSTYIENQEAHHARASFADEMRAMLLASDATEDELRDWG